The following are encoded together in the uncultured Methanobrevibacter sp. genome:
- a CDS encoding HEPN domain-containing protein, whose protein sequence is MNSINFKTNSLIKNFKNTIKALHHCKCDSKTYFRYKSKLNIDKNVDMHIKQIISEMMSEEVIVNNFSKKYIITNVISILEEIHDKNGFNLNNNDFKNLYLNLIRDFENEINNTIENEFKEFEFISHIDNLKLSREIKIADVILFPYDSSISDLAYINDNEYVSDDFFRDDEVYARTCVYGSKDYAIKKSEVKIKMALNILKFLLPGHLTNFNLDGETVKNVFRDYIFLNSNELFGGGARKVGDFHFCCDIDDELLKGMSFNLEILSSLFKNNNRFTFENNLLSAIYWFGEAVSQGMMKYRDADNKYSTELDNFEYFNAYPKLLNLIISLETVFIYGNEDKSKSISSKVSALIANPGYEEFISEFLKEIYINRSKIVHSGIVYISKDDLNTLVNYTRAAIFKIAVINHLNRDKISYFNKIYGVI, encoded by the coding sequence TTGAATTCAATCAATTTCAAAACAAATTCTTTAATAAAAAATTTTAAAAATACTATAAAAGCTCTTCATCATTGCAAATGTGATTCAAAAACTTATTTTAGGTATAAATCAAAATTAAATATAGATAAAAATGTTGATATGCATATTAAGCAAATTATTTCTGAAATGATGAGTGAAGAAGTTATTGTGAACAATTTTTCAAAAAAATATATAATCACTAATGTCATATCTATTTTAGAGGAAATTCACGATAAAAATGGATTTAACTTAAATAATAATGATTTCAAAAATTTATATTTAAATTTAATTCGAGATTTCGAAAATGAGATTAACAATACAATTGAAAATGAATTTAAAGAATTTGAATTCATTTCGCATATAGATAATTTAAAATTATCTAGGGAAATTAAAATTGCTGATGTAATTTTATTTCCTTATGATTCATCAATTTCAGATTTAGCATATATAAATGATAATGAGTATGTTTCTGATGATTTTTTCAGAGATGATGAAGTCTATGCCAGAACCTGTGTATATGGTTCAAAAGATTATGCTATTAAAAAGTCAGAAGTAAAAATTAAAATGGCTTTAAATATTTTAAAATTTTTACTACCTGGTCATTTAACTAATTTTAATTTAGATGGGGAAACAGTTAAAAATGTTTTTAGAGACTATATCTTTCTTAATTCAAATGAATTATTTGGAGGGGGGGCACGAAAAGTCGGTGATTTTCACTTTTGTTGCGATATTGATGATGAGTTATTAAAAGGGATGTCTTTTAATTTAGAAATTTTGTCTTCATTATTTAAAAATAATAATCGATTTACTTTTGAAAATAATTTATTGTCTGCTATTTATTGGTTTGGTGAGGCAGTTTCTCAAGGCATGATGAAATATAGGGATGCAGATAATAAATATTCAACGGAATTAGATAATTTTGAATATTTTAATGCTTATCCAAAATTGTTAAATCTTATTATTTCTTTAGAAACTGTTTTTATTTATGGTAATGAAGATAAATCTAAAAGTATTTCTTCAAAAGTTTCTGCATTAATTGCAAATCCAGGATATGAAGAATTTATTTCAGAGTTTCTTAAAGAAATATATATTAATAGATCTAAAATAGTACATTCAGGAATTGTATATATTTCCAAAGATGACTTAAATACTTTGGTTAATTATACAAGAGCAGCAATATTTAAGATTGCAGTTATTAACCATTTAAATAGGGATAAAATTTCATATTTTAATAAAATATATGGTGTAATATGA